The proteins below come from a single Eucalyptus grandis isolate ANBG69807.140 chromosome 3, ASM1654582v1, whole genome shotgun sequence genomic window:
- the LOC120292121 gene encoding probable 2-oxoglutarate-dependent dioxygenase At3g49630 isoform X2, producing the protein MEQLYFQACLDAGFFYVINHGVNQDLMEEVFVQSRWFFGLPVREKMKLLRNEKHRGYTPLFDQVLHPANQINGD; encoded by the exons GCATGCTTGGATGCTGGCTTTTTCTACGTGATCAATCATGGAGTCAACCAGGACTTGATGGAGGAGGTGTTCGTCCAGAGCAGGTGGTTCTTTGGTCTGCCtgtgagagagaaaatgaagctGCTGAGGAACGAGAAGCACCGAGGCTACACTCCTCTGTTCGATCAGGTCCTCCACCCTGCAAATCAGATAAACG GAGATTAG
- the LOC120292121 gene encoding probable 2-oxoglutarate-dependent dioxygenase At3g50210 isoform X1 encodes MEQLYFQACLDAGFFYVINHGVNQDLMEEVFVQSRWFFGLPVREKMKLLRNEKHRGYTPLFDQVLHPANQINGLCLIILLKILLLKVDMDE; translated from the coding sequence GCATGCTTGGATGCTGGCTTTTTCTACGTGATCAATCATGGAGTCAACCAGGACTTGATGGAGGAGGTGTTCGTCCAGAGCAGGTGGTTCTTTGGTCTGCCtgtgagagagaaaatgaagctGCTGAGGAACGAGAAGCACCGAGGCTACACTCCTCTGTTCGATCAGGTCCTCCACCCTGCAAATCAGATAAACGGTTTGTGTCTGATCATCCTGCTGAAGATTTTACTGCTTAAAGTGGACATGGATGAATAG